The genomic stretch GCTGCGTTCGTCAGATGTATTCCGCGAACAGCTCGCGCGACGGTCCCGGGATGGTCACCGCTGAGACCAACAGGCCCTTGCGCCGTACCACCTCCGCCCCGGCCGCGACACTCGCCTGCACATCTCCGACAGTGCCCGCTATCAGCAGGTAGCCCTTGCCACCGAGCGCCATGGCGAGGTGTATTCGCAGCAGTGTGACGTTCCCGGCCTTCGCAGCCGCGTCGGCCGCCTCCAGCACGCTGACACCGGAAAAGGTCTCGACAATGCCGAGGGCCCGCGGAATCTCGGGCTGTTTTCCGCCCGCGAGCGGCACCGTCAGTTCGACCGCCTGGCCCAG from Phycisphaerales bacterium encodes the following:
- a CDS encoding BMC domain-containing protein, translating into MIESVALLELTSIGYGFVAQDAMLKAGDVRLLLARTICSGKYFIAMTGRVAEATSAVEAGIAAIPDGLIDHAVIPRVHPAVFRALGQAVELTVPLAGGKQPEIPRALGIVETFSGVSVLEAADAAAKAGNVTLLRIHLAMALGGKGYLLIAGTVGDVQASVAAGAEVVRRKGLLVSAVTIPGPSRELFAEYI